From Lacerta agilis isolate rLacAgi1 chromosome Z, rLacAgi1.pri, whole genome shotgun sequence, the proteins below share one genomic window:
- the COQ4 gene encoding ubiquinone biosynthesis protein COQ4 homolog, mitochondrial isoform X1, giving the protein MALALLLLPRRSRSFLPLAGDLRGAVDLCMIRGTGRLLCHTEQPSATDSLTGKEKYYPLYPGHIPTSPLQKGLLAAGSAFMALYNPYRHDMVAVLGETTGYLALRNLRERMRNDPEGYRILQERPRIRLSTLDICGLRGLPDGTFGREYVRFLDDNSISPDTRMPPKFVDDEELAYVVQRYREVHDLMHTLLGMPTNMLGEVVVKWFEAVQTGLPMCILGAAFGPLRLNAWKLRVLTTELIPWAVRSGSSINCILNFYYEERWEQTVDSLRHEIGILPPPAIPV; this is encoded by the exons ATGGctctggcgctgctgctgctacccagGAGGAGCCGAAGTTTCCTGCCCCTTGCAGGGGACCTGAGAGGAGCCGTTGATCTCTGCATGATCAGAG GTACGGGACGTCTTCTCTGCCATACTGAACAGCCATCAGCCACTGACAGCCTCACTGGAAAAGAAAAGTATTACCCATTATATCCAGGACACATCCCCACCAGTCCTCTGCAGAAAGGCCTGCTGGCAGCTGGCTCAGCGTTCATGGCTCTCTACAATCCCTACCGGCATG ATATGGTGGCCGTCCTCGGGGAGACAACAGGGTACCTAGCTCTGAGAAACCTCAGGGAGAGGATGAGGAATGACCCAGAGGGATATCGGATCCTACa AGAACGGCCTCGGATACGCCTCTCCACATTAGATATCTGTGGACTTCGGGGGCTTCCAGACGGGACCTTTGGCCGAGAGTATGTCCGGTTTTTGGATGATAAT AGCATCTCTCCAGACACCAGGATGCCTCCCAAGTTTGTAGATGATGAAGAATTGGCCTATGTGGTCCAGCGGTATAGAGAGGTCCACGATCTGATGCACACCCTTCTTGGCATGCCCACCAATATGCTCG GGGAAGTCGTGGTAAAGTGGTTTGAGGCAGTCCAGACTGGCCTGCCCATGTGCATTCTGGGAGCAGCATTTGGCCCACTCCGCCTTAACGCCTG GAAGCTGCGCGTTCTGACCACTGAGCTCATCCCATGGGCTGTTCGGAGTGGAAGCAGCATCAACTGTATCCTGAATTTCTATTACGAGGAGCGCTGGGAGCAAACCGTGGACTCCCTTCGCCACGAAATCGGTATCCTGCCACCTCCAGCAATTCCGGTGTAA
- the TRUB2 gene encoding mitochondrial mRNA pseudouridine synthase TRUB2 isoform X1, with protein MRLARAGLQGVFAVYKPPGVAWRAVRNAVETHLLRDLNSFKRPAPRRLVRFLPSMVEGKDRKELTMTVTQLPAMADHPLVSGPIFRHLKVGVGHHLDPMSSGVFVLGVGDGNKLLQALHNAHLTRTYTVCGLFGKATDDFSDTGKLIEKATFDHITREQLERILSVIQGSSHKALLQYANIDLKTQEAYELAVKGLIRPMEKGPPLITAVRTLQFAPPEFQLEIHCLHETQQYLRKIVHEIGLEMKSVAVCTQVRRIRDGIFTLEDALLRTQWNLHNIQNAILKSKLRVETEIQKSLAYEGEEETRAAPVTGGTQLSEGEDASPPMIKL; from the exons ATGCGGTTGGCGAGGGCTGGTTTGCAGGGGGTCTTCGCCGTCTACAAGCCCCCCGGCGTGGCGTGGAGGGCCGTGCGGAACGCCGTGGAGACCCACCTGCTGAGAG aCTTGAACTCATTCAAGCGACCAGCACCACGACGGCTTGTACGTTTCCTGCCTAGCATGGTGGAAGGGAAGGATAGGAAGGAATTGACTATGACGGTTACGCAGCTCCCAGCTATGGCTGACCATCCTCTAG TTTCTGGACCGATATTCAGACATCTGAAAGTTGGAGTAGGCCACCATCTGGATCCAATGTCCTCTGGGGTGTTTG TGCTTGGGGTGGGTGATGGCAACAAGTTGCTTCAAGCCTTGCACAATGCTCATCTCACTAGG ACTTACACAGTTTGTGGCTTGTTTGGCAAAGCCACAGACGACTTCTCGGACACAGGCAAACTGATCGAGAAGGCGACATTTG ACCACATCACCAGGGAGCAGCTGGAGAGGATCCTTTCTGTTATCCAGGGGTCCAGTCACAAGGCTTTACTGCA ATATGCTAATATTGACTTGAAAACCCAAGAGGCCTACGAGCTGGCAGTGAAAGGATTAATTCGTCCCATGGAGAAAGGCCCACCCTTGATCACAGCAGTGCGAACCCTCCAGTTTGCACCACCAGAATTCCAGCTAG AAATCCACTGTTTGCATGAGACCCAGCAATACCTTCGTAAGATAGTTCACGAGATCGGTTTGGAGATGAAGTCAGTTGCTGTCTGCACGCAAGTGAGGCGGATACGAGACGGCATTTTCACTCTGGAGGATGCCCTCTTAAGAACACAGTGGAACTTGCATAACATCCAAAATGCGATCCTGAAGTCCAAGCTTAGAGTAGAAACTGAGATACAAAAAAGCCTTGCTTatgagggagaggaagaaacTAGGGCTGCTCCGGTTACAGGTGGCACGCAGCTGAGCGAGGGGGAAGATGCCTCGCCGCCAATGATAAAATTGTGA
- the COQ4 gene encoding ubiquinone biosynthesis protein COQ4 homolog, mitochondrial isoform X2, producing the protein MALALLLLPRRSRSFLPLAGDLRGAVDLCMIRGTGRLLCHTEQPSATDSLTGKEKYYPLYPGHIPTSPLQKGLLAAGSAFMALYNPYRHDMVAVLGETTGYLALRNLRERMRNDPEGYRILQERPRIRLSTLDICGLRGLPDGTFGREYVRFLDDNSISPDTRMPPKFVDDEELAYVVQRYREVHDLMHTLLGMPTNMLGEVVVKWFEAVQTGLPMCILGAAFGPLRLNAWYVEKPLNATSMQTFCPLLAC; encoded by the exons ATGGctctggcgctgctgctgctacccagGAGGAGCCGAAGTTTCCTGCCCCTTGCAGGGGACCTGAGAGGAGCCGTTGATCTCTGCATGATCAGAG GTACGGGACGTCTTCTCTGCCATACTGAACAGCCATCAGCCACTGACAGCCTCACTGGAAAAGAAAAGTATTACCCATTATATCCAGGACACATCCCCACCAGTCCTCTGCAGAAAGGCCTGCTGGCAGCTGGCTCAGCGTTCATGGCTCTCTACAATCCCTACCGGCATG ATATGGTGGCCGTCCTCGGGGAGACAACAGGGTACCTAGCTCTGAGAAACCTCAGGGAGAGGATGAGGAATGACCCAGAGGGATATCGGATCCTACa AGAACGGCCTCGGATACGCCTCTCCACATTAGATATCTGTGGACTTCGGGGGCTTCCAGACGGGACCTTTGGCCGAGAGTATGTCCGGTTTTTGGATGATAAT AGCATCTCTCCAGACACCAGGATGCCTCCCAAGTTTGTAGATGATGAAGAATTGGCCTATGTGGTCCAGCGGTATAGAGAGGTCCACGATCTGATGCACACCCTTCTTGGCATGCCCACCAATATGCTCG GGGAAGTCGTGGTAAAGTGGTTTGAGGCAGTCCAGACTGGCCTGCCCATGTGCATTCTGGGAGCAGCATTTGGCCCACTCCGCCTTAACGCCTGGTATGTTGAGAAGCCTTTAAATGCAACTTCCATGCAAACATTTTGTCCATTGTTAGC TTGCTAA
- the TRUB2 gene encoding mitochondrial mRNA pseudouridine synthase TRUB2 isoform X2, with translation MRLARAGLQGVFAVYKPPGVAWRAVRNAVETHLLRDLNSFKRPAPRRLVRFLPSMVEGKDRKELTMTVTQLPAMADHPLVSGPIFRHLKVGVGHHLDPMSSGVFVLGVGDGNKLLQALHNAHLTRTYTVCGLFGKATDDFSDTGKLIEKATFDHITREQLERILSVIQGSSHKALLQPPPSLSFLPLRHYCLPREHEELKSSQPLSFRNSRAHPRKWSVEQSMGSDHQKPVGQVVLICVSGLAFLVWCALRGNTDVDRLLEDAMQEDSPEQESQTPPSEQGKP, from the exons ATGCGGTTGGCGAGGGCTGGTTTGCAGGGGGTCTTCGCCGTCTACAAGCCCCCCGGCGTGGCGTGGAGGGCCGTGCGGAACGCCGTGGAGACCCACCTGCTGAGAG aCTTGAACTCATTCAAGCGACCAGCACCACGACGGCTTGTACGTTTCCTGCCTAGCATGGTGGAAGGGAAGGATAGGAAGGAATTGACTATGACGGTTACGCAGCTCCCAGCTATGGCTGACCATCCTCTAG TTTCTGGACCGATATTCAGACATCTGAAAGTTGGAGTAGGCCACCATCTGGATCCAATGTCCTCTGGGGTGTTTG TGCTTGGGGTGGGTGATGGCAACAAGTTGCTTCAAGCCTTGCACAATGCTCATCTCACTAGG ACTTACACAGTTTGTGGCTTGTTTGGCAAAGCCACAGACGACTTCTCGGACACAGGCAAACTGATCGAGAAGGCGACATTTG ACCACATCACCAGGGAGCAGCTGGAGAGGATCCTTTCTGTTATCCAGGGGTCCAGTCACAAGGCTTTACTGCA gCCGCCTCcgtccctttccttccttccgctGCGTCATTACTGCCTGCCCAGAGAGCACGAGGAGCTGAAGAGCTCCCAGCCTCTAAGCTTCCGGAACAGCCGTGCCCACCCTCGGAAATGGAGTGTGGAGCAGTCCATGGGCAGCGACCATCAGAAGCCAGTGGGGCAGGTGGTGCTGATCTGTGTGTCGGGACTGGCATTTCTAGTGTGGTGTGCGCTGCGCGGCAACACTGACGTTGACAGGCTTCTAGAGGATGCCATGCAGGAGGACTCCCCAGAGCAGGAGTCCCAAACGCCTCCATCCGAACAGGGGAAGCCTTGA